A single window of Cryptococcus tetragattii IND107 chromosome 4 map unlocalized Ctg04, whole genome shotgun sequence DNA harbors:
- a CDS encoding 40S ribosomal protein uS9 translates to MSSVQTFGKKKTATAVAHVTPGRGLIRLNGSPISLVEPVVLRYKVYEPVLVLGPERFANMDIRLRVKGGGHVSQLYALRQAIAKGVVAFYAKNEDAASAIELKKALVAYDRTLLVADPRRMEPKKFGGRGARARRQKSYR, encoded by the exons ATGTCCTCCGTGCAGACATTCggcaaaaagaag ACTGCCACGGCTGTGGCTCACGTCACTCCTGGCCGAGGCCTCATCCGACTTAACGGGTCCCCCATCTCCCTCGTCGAGCC TGTCGTCCTCCGATACAAGGTCTACGAACCCGTCCTCGTCCTTGGCCCCGAGAGGTTCGCCAACATGGACATCCGTCTCCGTGTCAAGGGTGGTGGTCACGTCTCTCAGCTCTACGCTCTCCGACAGGCTATCGCTAAGGGTGTCGTTGC CTTCTACGCCAAGAATGAGGATGCCGCCTCTGCTATcgagttgaagaaggcccTTGTTGCCTACGACCGAACTCTCCTTGTCGCCGACCCCAGGCGGATGGAGCCCAAGAAGTTCGGTGGTCGCGGTGCCCGTGCCAGGAGGCAAAAG TCTTACCGATAA
- a CDS encoding mitochondrial 54S ribosomal protein uL4m, whose translation MKRAARLVPAVSQPLRPCARPAYILRPTPGPSSSPLALHAFRFASTAPPSAPAQPLESPQDLPPNISFEGLAQEADGEIERALAESDANLATWFPTQSGLHEPILLPVSSLASSTPTLPSDSNVVIALPPDVFAQPIRRDILHRCVVWYLSQLRSGTKSTKSRSTVAYSGRKLIPQKGTGKARAGDASSGTRRGGAPIHPIFPKNWAQALPRKVRDLGMRIALSSKLQAGLLRVVPNLNEAGWKGTNEAKRALADGLAFPEAEASEKVQATKSDVEPLAKDAVEAVEKVNELEGTIPELTPSAIGPVSIPRFGPVKDLSVLFLYSPFKPSDEIADFIRVTRNIPGVEVLSTEEVQVYDILKYRWLVMEGEAVDWFGNDVFGVDGFEGFEDTDGVEAVDLAREEALKA comes from the exons ATGAAGAGAGCAGCCCGCCTCGTCCCCGCTGTCTCCCAA CCCCTCCGCCCCTGCGCCCGCCCAGCGTACATCCTCCGGCCCACCCCCGGCCCCAGCTCGTCTCCCCTCGCCCTCCATGCCTTCCGGTTCGCCTCCACTGCGCCTCCCTCCGCCCCCGCTCAGCCCCTAGAATCCCCTCAAGACCTGCCCCCTAATATCAGCTTTGAAGGGTTGGCACAAGAGGCGGACGGAGAGATTGAGCGGGCGCTGGCAGAGAGCGACG CAAACCTTGCGACATGGTTCCCTACTCAGTCCGGTCTGCATGAACCGATTCTCTTGCCCGTGTCCTCCCTTGCATCCTCTACGCCGACTCTCCCGTCTGACAGC AATGTGGTCATCGCTCTCCCTCCCGACGTGTTTGCTCAACCCATCCGACGCGATATTCTCCATCGCTGTGTCGTCTGGTACCTCTCTCAGCTTCGAAGC GGTACAAAATCTACCAAATCCCGTTCGACCGTCGCCTACTCTGGCCGGAAACTGATCCCTCAAAAAGGAACCGGTAAAGCCCGAGCTGGTGACGCCTCTTCCGGCACCCGACGCGGTGGTGCACCCATTCACCCCATTTTCCCCAAAAACTGGGCTCAAGCCCTTCCCCGTAAAGTCCGAGACCTTGGTATGCGCATCGCCCTCTCTTCAAAACTCCAGGCGGGACTGTTAAGGGTTGTTCCCAACTTGAATGAGGCTGGGTGGAAGGGCACAAACGAAGCGAAGAGAGCATTGGCGGACGGGCTTGCGTTCCCTGAGGCTGAAGCTTCAGAGAAGGTGCAAGCGACCAAATCTGATGTGGAACCTCTTGCCAAGGATGCCGTGGAAGCAGTTGAAAAAGTCAACGAGCTTGAAGGGACCATTCCTGAACTCACTCCGTCAGCAATTGGACCAGTGTCTATTCCCCGATTTGGACCCGTCAAAGACCTCtccgtcctcttcctctactcTCCCTTCAAGCCTTCTGACGAAATCGCCGACTTTATTCGTGTCACCCGAAACATTCCCGGAGTTGAGGTCTTGAGCACAGAAGAAGTACAAGTGTACGACATCCTCAAGTACCGGTGGTTGGTTATGGAAGGTGAAGCCGTGGACTGGTTTGGCAATGACGTCTTTGGTGTggatggatttgaaggTTTTGAAGATACCGATGGTGTGGAAGCTGTTGACTTGGCTAGGGAAGAAGCTCTCAAGGCATAA